One Natrinema longum genomic window, CGCCGCCGGTTCCACTCCGCCACTCTCTCGAGTGCCGCCGGCCGGTCGATCGCCGTCGTCTCGAGGCCGCCCGCGACGGCCCGATTCCAGGCGGCTTCTCCCGTTTCGGTCCGGACGATAGCGGTCGTATAGCCGTCTTCGCTGCCGACGTTGCCGACGCTGATGTCGGCCGCGCCGCCGACGAGATCGGCACACTCGTCGCAGCCGCGCAGTCCCGCCGCGTCGAACGCGTCGACGGCCGACTCGAGGAGCGACTCGCCGTTCCCGTCGACCGCGCGAAGCCGTCCGTCGCTGATGTCGAGCGTGTCGACCGCGTCGGGATCGACGCCGAACGACTCGAGACGCGAGACCAGACGGCTGTGCTCGAAGCTACGGGTACACATCAGCGCGACCGTGAGCGCGATGGGGTCGGCCGGCGCGTGGTCGTAGCGATCGAGCGCGGTCGCGCCCTGTATCATACAGGGTGTGCCGACGAGCGCGAGGTCCGGGTCGTCGGTTCCGATGGCTGCGTCGGCGAGCAGCGTCTCGATCTGTCCCAGCCCCATCGTCTGGTTGTAGATGCTGCCGCCCGCCTCGAGCAGGTCCTCGCGGGAGGTCGCGAGGAACGCCTCGCCACGGAGCGGGTCGTCGTCGCACTCCCGGGCGACAACCGCGCCGTCCAGTTCGCCGCCCTCGATCAGCGCCGCGAGCAGCGCCGTTACGACGCCGCCGTCCTGTCCCGCCTCGGCGGTGTCGCCGGTCGCTCGCGCGGCGTAGGTGACCGGCTCCTCGAGGCCGCGCTCCGCCCGGGTCAGCTCGAGGTGGCGCTCGTAGCGCAGGCCGCTGCGGGGACAGAAGTCCCAGCAGCGCGAACAGCCGGTACACATCTTGACGAGGGTGGGTCGGCCCTCGTCCTCGTCGATGCCGATGGAGTCGGAGGGACAGGCGGCGACACACGAGGCACACTGGATACAGCGGTCGGCCTCGATGACGGCTTCGTCCAGGTCCCTGAACCAGATCTTGCCGGGTGCCTCGGCGACGTCGCGGTCCTGTTCGCGCGGGTCTTCGCCGACGCCCTTGACGCCCGCTTGCGGGACGCCGGGACGGGGACCGCTCGCCGCGTCCGACGGGTTCGTACCCGACATCTAGCTCACCTCCGTCCCGATGGCTGGCGGGTCGCGCGCCGGCTCGTCAGTAACGATCTCCCGCAGCGCCGCGTTCGATGTCCGGCGCGTCCACTCGGTGAACGACTCGCCGGGCTCGCTGTCGGCGTCGTAGGCGCGCATCGTTGCCTTCACGACACCGGGCACGTCGCCGATCGGGATCTTCCCGACGAGCCAGTCGATGAACTCGTCGTTCCCGAGGTCGCCGCCGAGCCCGAGGTCGGCCGCTCGCCCGGACTCGTAGTCGTCGCGGTAGACCTCGCCGCGCAGCCCGAAGTCACCCAGTTGTGGCTGGGCACAGGAGGCCGAGCAGCCGGACATGTGGATTCGGATCGCCTCGTGATCGTCGGCGATCCCGGCCTCGGTGGCCCAGTCGTCCAACTCGCGGGCCCATCTGATCGCCCGGTTTTTGGTTTCGATGATCCCGTAGTTGCAGAACTCCCGACCCGTGCAGGTGACGATCCCGCGGGTGAACGGCCCCGGATCCGGGCTGTAGCGCTCGAGCAGCGGGTCCGCGAGCAAGTCCTCGAGTTCGTCGTCGTCCAGATGCGGGACGAGGACGTTCTGGTTGGGCGTCAGGCGGAACTCGTCGTCGCCGAGATCCGCGGCCAGACGAGCGAGGTCGGCGAACTCCGCGCCGGCCAGACGGCCAGTCGGGACGTTCAACCCGACGTACGAGCGGCCGTCACCCTGTTCGTGGACGCCGACGTGATCCCCGCGGTAGTCCATCGTCAGGGTCTCGTCGGGCTCGACGAACTCGAAGTCGGCGTAGGTTGCGAGTTCCTCGCGGAACGCCTCGGGTCCGAATTCGGCGACGAGGAATCGCAGCCGGTTGACCGCGGTGTCGAGGTAGCTCCCGTGGTCCATGAACAGGTCGGCCATCGCGGCGACGAGGTCCTCGACCTGGTCGGGTTCGACGAACAGATCGATGTCGCTAGCGACTCGCGGGCCGTCCGAGAGGCCCCCACCGACCCGCGCGAGGAACCCATCGCGACCGTCCTTGCGGGCGGGCGTCAGCCCGAGGTCCTGAATGCCCGACCGTGCGCAGTCCTCGTGACAGCCGGTGACGCTGACCTTGAACTTCCGGGGGAGGTTGGCGTAGTGGTGGTCGCCGAGGAACCGCTTGCTCACCCGCTCGACGACGGGCTGGATGTCGACGGTCTCGTCGGGGTCGAGCCCGGCCGCGGGACAGCCGACGACGTTGCGCACCGAGTTCCCGCAGGCCTGCATCGTCGAGAGTCCGACCGCGTCGTAGCGGTCCCAGATCTCGGCGACGTCCTCGATCTCGATCCAGTGCATCTGGACGTCCTGACGCGTCGTCACGTCGAGGTAGCCGTCGCCGAAGACCGGGTTCTGGTCGGGGCCGCCGTAGGCCTCGGGAGCCCTCGCGAACTCGTCGGCAACCTCGCCGACGGTGCGGGCCTGCTCGGCGGTGAGGACGCCGCCGGGGGCCCGCGTCCGGAGCATGAAGTAGCCCCGCTGTTTCTGGTGGTAGAGCCCGATCAATTTCAGGCGGCCCAGCACGTCCTCGCCCAACTCGTCGACCATCGCCTCGAAGCCGCCGTTGTCGGCGTAGTAGCGGACCTGCTCCTGCAACTCGAGGGGGTCCCACTCCGGCGCTTCGGCGCGCACCCAGTCCGTCAGGCTCCCCTCGTAGAAGGCCACGTCCTCGTAGCCCAGGTGTCGAAGCGTGACGTAGGTATGGCTGAGTCGCCGCGCCGTGTTACAGTAGAGGACGACCCGTGCATCCGGCGTGATCCCGCGCTCGGCGAGTAGCTCCTCGAGCGCCCCCTCGTCTCTGAGCCAGCCGTCCTCGAGCAGGTCCGCCCAGTCGAGGTGGACGGCTCCGGGAACCCGCGACTGCTCGTACTCCGCGGCGGTTCGGGTGTCGACCACGACGGCGTCGCCTTCGACGGCAGCGTCGACGTCCTCGCGGTCGACGATCGGCGCATCGTCCCGGAGGCGAGCCTCGTAGGCAGTCGGTTCGGGATCGGGGGCGTCGGTCGAGAGGGATCGATCTCCCGCCTCGAGCCACGCCTCGAGGCCGCCGTCGAGCAGATAGCGATTCCCTTCGTGGCCGTAGACGGTGGCGGTCAGCAGAAACCGCGCCGCGAGCGGGCCGCCGTCGTCACCGTAGGCGACGATGGTATCCTCGCGATCGATTCCGGCCGCGGACAGGAGCGCCGCGAAGTCGTCGGCGGCCGGGAGCTTTCCATCGGCGACGCTGCTGGGATCCCGGAACCGATCGGCCGGGACGGTGACCGCGTCCGGGACGTGCCCCAGTTCCTCGTAGTCGCGGGCCTCCCGGACGTCGACGACGACCACCGAACCCGCGTCGCGGTTGGCCTCGAGCCACGCCGGCGAGACGATTCCGAGGGCGGAACTCACGAGCGGTCACCCGCGTCGTGACGGTCGGCGTCCCCGTCCGTTCGCGGCTCGAGCGGACTCCGGGTCACGCCGTCAGATCGGATCTTCGACACTGTCTCGATCATGCTGTGGCTGGCGGTAGCAGCCGAGACCCCTTTCAGCTACGCGTACGGGTAAGCAGTACCGTCGCTCCCGGACGACGGCAGCGAGCCGTCGGCGTTCGTGACAACTTCATTACCCGTGGTATGAACTGCTTTTATTCGGCGCTCGAGACGAAACGAACTGCTCAGCGTCCGTCTCTCGCGGGTGGCCCCGCGCCCGGTCCGTCGCCGGATGCAGCAACAAATTCCTGTTCCAAGCGAACGGGGAGGACCGAACCGAGTCCCCGAGCTGGGTCGTCCCAACATCGACTCCCACGGGGAGGTCGTGGTACCACGACTCTCGGAACTCTTATCCCCGAATCCGCTCTACGTTTGTTTGTAATGGCGAAAGGTAACGTTGATTTCTTCAACGACACAGGCGGCTACGGTTTCATTTCGACGGACGACGCGGACGACGACGTGTTCTTCCACATGGAAGATGTTGGCGGTCCGGACCTCGAAGAAGGCACAGAGATCGAATTCGACATCGAACAGGCTCCCAAGGGCCCACGCGCGACGAACGTCGTCCGAACGTAAGTTCGAACTATAGTAGCAACTGAAACGATTTACACACTGATCGCAACGCTGTCGTGCGATCAGGAGTGCAATGACTTTCAGTTGCTACTATATTAGCTAATACCCACTGAAAACGTAACCAGGATCTATAGTCTCTTTCTCCATAACATCTCCTCTAGCTTCAAATGTTCCACTGGCTTTACAGAGGACAATATTCGATTCGTCCTCAGTCCAGTCACCGTAGAAGACACCGCTGTTCCCTGCTCGAACTACAGTATTTCCGCCAGCATTGCCTGCATCCAATACACCACCATACTCATATTTGGTATTAACTGAATCATCTGGGTCGGATTCATTAGTTATATTATCAACATCACCGTCACTAGGTGATAACGTAACAGCGCCATGTGCGCCTGAAGCATCAGCACCAAATGTCACAGATTCTAGGTTAATATCGCCGTCAATCCCTCCATCCGAATTATCCGGATCTGGTGCAAAATCAATAATTTTTTATTATGTCTACCGTCATGTGACCAATCTTGTTCGACATAGGTCTTGTTATTATATCCTTTACCATTCGACACAGACTCCTCATGATCATCAAGATATGCTCCAGGCCATTGGAGAAAAGAAACTACACATCCAAGTTGGCGATCACCAGAAATATCATCAGTTTCATAAAGTCTCCCCGTTATATCTACTCTCCCGAGAGTATACTCTTCCCCATCAACAGTTACTCTTGCATAGTCATCATTTACTACGGTCCCAATGTGATTCCAATCTGGGCCTGCACTAATTCCATCATCTCCGTCAACCGTGTCGGTAGTGGTGATTGAGCTACTAGAAATTGAATTACTAGAGGATTTATTTTCTATACTTTCTGAAACAGCTTTTCGGGCACCATTTATTTTATACTCTTTCTCTTTCGCAGAAGTTGTTGGTGGGGCAGACCATAATCTTTCGTATGGACCATTATCAACCCATCCAAGATAATATGCTACCTTTTTACTAGACTTATCTTTATTAATAACCGAACTTGGTTTTGAAATGGCACCATTACTCTTTTCTGGAAGTACTTCTTCCCTAACATCCATTATATCGGGACGAACAAGCCCAGATGAATGAGTTGTCGAAATAAAGACTCCATTTTCGGTTTCTTCCCGTTTTATATTATTTTTCTTAGCAGATGTCGCATTTGATAATACAGCGATTGAACCAACACCTGTAGCAACCTTTCCCAGGTAGTTTCTTCTTCCGAACAGCTTATTTTTATATTTCATATTCAGTTCAATATATAACACAGGGCATATTAATGTTTATTATTGCGGAAATTAGATTCTACTTTATCAATATAAATAGTAAATAATATTATAATAGTTGGTCTGGTTTAGATGTGGTAGCTAGAGGACTATCTGTTATCTTGTAGTGTTGTTTCACAGTCGCTTGCCTATCAACTAATGACATGACTCAAGGGGAATCCAATATTACTCAACTTGAGACTTAGGATGGTACTACAATCGACTCTTGACAACCTCCTTCATGGGTCTCTGAGTCAATTGTTTCCCAGAGCGGTATTCCCGAACCATCTCTCCCAATCCAATAGGCGAGCTGGAGGGCATATCCGTCAGATGCTTCTTTAGAGTCAACCGTTGTCCACTCTGAATCTCTGTCCATACGCATGTGAATGCGGAAATATCCCGATTTATCTGGCCAATCTTGATTGATCCATTGATGCTGAAGTGGACCCGATTCTTTGCGGCCCTTGATTACATATGAATCAGAAAGTATATCCTTATCTTCATAACTAACACGTACGTGAATGGTATGAGATTGGGTATCTGCATTAGCTATCTCAATACAACTGAGAACTGATTGATTGTTAGAATAAATTGATGAGATACACCCAGAAAGACTGACACACATGGTGGATGTTACAGTTGACAGGATAGTACGTCGGGAGACCATTTAATTCATATTATGTCTGAGAAGTATTAATATTTGTGATGCGAGTTTGTCAATGGCTTTCGTGTAACTCGATAGAACATTGCTAAAAGGCTTTAAAACGAGCATCTTTACGAGCAAATCGATGACCTCGAGGCGATGAACGATCGACTACGGGCCCAGACCAACGCCGAGATCGACGAACGCCTCGAGTCCTACGAGGACTTCTTGAATCTATAGTAGCAACTGAAACGATTTACACACTGATCGCAACGCTGTCGTGCGATCAGGAGTGCAATGACTTTCAGTTGCTACTATAGGCAGTCGTCTCTGACGACACTCTACTACTGTTTATCGCACCGCTCTTAGTCCCCCCATAGCGGCGTGACTGTATCGTCAGACCGTCCGCACCTCGATAGGGGAATGGGCGGAACCACCGGAAAACAAGGTACCGGTCCTAACGGAACTGTGTCCTGTCCGGAGCGTCGACGCGAACTCGAGGCGTGACTACAGTTTCTGGCCCAGTTTTTCGCGACTGATCCGAACCCCGGTCGGCGTGATGATCATCTGGTCGTCGCCTTTCCGGACGATATCGCCGTCGACTTCCTGTGCGACCTGGCGTAGTTCGTCGACGATGTGTTCGACGGTGCTGTCCTCGGTCCGCAGGCGTGTGATGTCCGCGATGACGATGTCGCCGTCGTAGACGGCGTCTTTGATGTCGATCGCATCGGCCTGGCCCCCGACCTCCGCGATGTGTACTTGCATCGTCGCCTCGGCCGGGCTCGTCGAGGCGTCGTCGAGATCCAGTTCGGCGTAGTCCTCGACGGTTCTGGACTGGTCGCCACCGAGAATTTTGCTCATGAGTCCCATTGGCGATACCCACCGCCGCCGCGAGTATAGTTCTTACGTCAGACACGGTCCCGTCTCCGGGACCGTCCGGAAATCCGACCGGAACGGCTGGCTCGAGTCACGGGGACACGTCAGCGACGACGCCTTCTCGCCTTCCCGACAGTGTCGATTAAAACGTACGGCCGTTGTACGTCCATGTATACGTCGTCTCGGCAGCGACAGCACGCCGCCGTGAGTTCCGTCGAAACCAGCGGTCGGTGACGGAGGCGTTCGGCTCGTCACGTCGGCGGCGCGTTCTCCGGAGGTGGGTGTTTTTGAATGGATCGCCTAATCCCTTTCAACAGCAGTTTGATCCCGTTCTTGTGTGCTTCCTTCCCCTTGTGAATGTGAGTGGGGCGAACTGGTTGTTCATCGTAGGTGTCGAACGCGCCAGGTGGAACGGTCCCCTCCTGTTCGAGGTCTCGACGCACTTCGAACAGCAATGCATGAAGGTGGATGTGCTCTTGGCTTTTCATGAGAGCATTCAGCACTTCGTCATCCATAAAGAATTTTGCAGTATTTTCTTGGTGTACTAATGTGAGTGACTGTGACAGCAACGGGGCGGCTCGAGGGGGTCGTGGTCTGCCGCTCGGGGCGAGGCACCGTCCGACTCGAGGGGGTCGACCGAGAGCGCCGGCGCTCAGAAGCGTCCAGCGACGACTCCGGGAGCCACGATCAGCGGACGGCCGCGGGGGAAGACGACCGGTGCGTCGTCGCCGAGCGGACTACCCGGTAAACTCGTAGAGTTCGTCACCGACGTGGTGGAGCGAATCGACGACCTTGCCTTCCTCGCCGACCATGTCCGCGCCGTCGACGCGGGCGCGACCGATCGCGAGGACCTTCCCGTGGGATTCCTCGGCGATGACGACCAGATCGTCCGGCGAGACGTCGTCGGTCGCCTCGGTGATTCCCGGTCGCATCACGTCGGCCCCGTCGCTGACGAAGGAGACGGCCCCCGCGTCGACGGTGACCAGCCGTTTCTCGGGATCGTAAGCGTTCGCACCGCGAACCGTCAGGAACGGGGCATCGTCGAAGTAGGCGACCTGTGGTTCGCCGTCGATGAGGATAACCTCCCAGTCGGTGTCCTCGAACTCGACGCGCTCGTAGGCTTCACCCGCAGGCGAGACGCCGAGTTGCTCCTCGAGGGTGTCCTCGAGATCCGAGACGGCATCGCTGCGGAGGTGGTGTCGAG contains:
- a CDS encoding Coenzyme F420 hydrogenase/dehydrogenase, beta subunit C-terminal domain codes for the protein MSGTNPSDAASGPRPGVPQAGVKGVGEDPREQDRDVAEAPGKIWFRDLDEAVIEADRCIQCASCVAACPSDSIGIDEDEGRPTLVKMCTGCSRCWDFCPRSGLRYERHLELTRAERGLEEPVTYAARATGDTAEAGQDGGVVTALLAALIEGGELDGAVVARECDDDPLRGEAFLATSREDLLEAGGSIYNQTMGLGQIETLLADAAIGTDDPDLALVGTPCMIQGATALDRYDHAPADPIALTVALMCTRSFEHSRLVSRLESFGVDPDAVDTLDISDGRLRAVDGNGESLLESAVDAFDAAGLRGCDECADLVGGAADISVGNVGSEDGYTTAIVRTETGEAAWNRAVAGGLETTAIDRPAALERVAEWNRRRAESILPREYDPDDSIGISYEHHRAAYDGTDREPEPLNPARVHQYEEWC
- a CDS encoding rhodanese-like domain-containing protein gives rise to the protein MVSPAWLEANRDAGSVVVVDVREARDYEELGHVPDAVTVPADRFRDPSSVADGKLPAADDFAALLSAAGIDREDTIVAYGDDGGPLAARFLLTATVYGHEGNRYLLDGGLEAWLEAGDRSLSTDAPDPEPTAYEARLRDDAPIVDREDVDAAVEGDAVVVDTRTAAEYEQSRVPGAVHLDWADLLEDGWLRDEGALEELLAERGITPDARVVLYCNTARRLSHTYVTLRHLGYEDVAFYEGSLTDWVRAEAPEWDPLELQEQVRYYADNGGFEAMVDELGEDVLGRLKLIGLYHQKQRGYFMLRTRAPGGVLTAEQARTVGEVADEFARAPEAYGGPDQNPVFGDGYLDVTTRQDVQMHWIEIEDVAEIWDRYDAVGLSTMQACGNSVRNVVGCPAAGLDPDETVDIQPVVERVSKRFLGDHHYANLPRKFKVSVTGCHEDCARSGIQDLGLTPARKDGRDGFLARVGGGLSDGPRVASDIDLFVEPDQVEDLVAAMADLFMDHGSYLDTAVNRLRFLVAEFGPEAFREELATYADFEFVEPDETLTMDYRGDHVGVHEQGDGRSYVGLNVPTGRLAGAEFADLARLAADLGDDEFRLTPNQNVLVPHLDDDELEDLLADPLLERYSPDPGPFTRGIVTCTGREFCNYGIIETKNRAIRWARELDDWATEAGIADDHEAIRIHMSGCSASCAQPQLGDFGLRGEVYRDDYESGRAADLGLGGDLGNDEFIDWLVGKIPIGDVPGVVKATMRAYDADSEPGESFTEWTRRTSNAALREIVTDEPARDPPAIGTEVS
- a CDS encoding cold-shock protein: MAKGNVDFFNDTGGYGFISTDDADDDVFFHMEDVGGPDLEEGTEIEFDIEQAPKGPRATNVVRT
- a CDS encoding cell division protein SepF, translated to MGLMSKILGGDQSRTVEDYAELDLDDASTSPAEATMQVHIAEVGGQADAIDIKDAVYDGDIVIADITRLRTEDSTVEHIVDELRQVAQEVDGDIVRKGDDQMIITPTGVRISREKLGQKL
- a CDS encoding UPF0058 family protein, coding for MKSQEHIHLHALLFEVRRDLEQEGTVPPGAFDTYDEQPVRPTHIHKGKEAHKNGIKLLLKGIRRSIQKHPPPENAPPT
- a CDS encoding RNA-binding protein, with translation MQVKSRHHLRSDAVSDLEDTLEEQLGVSPAGEAYERVEFEDTDWEVILIDGEPQVAYFDDAPFLTVRGANAYDPEKRLVTVDAGAVSFVSDGADVMRPGITEATDDVSPDDLVVIAEESHGKVLAIGRARVDGADMVGEEGKVVDSLHHVGDELYEFTG